Proteins from a genomic interval of Polaribacter sejongensis:
- a CDS encoding RNA polymerase sigma factor, translated as MKELKSVCDSKIFEILYNKYADDVYGFMFYKCGNKNLAEDFVQESFVTMWSNCKKVLFEKAKAYLFMVANNLFISDYRHQKVVLEHQKIIPNAVTAETPEYVLEEQEFLKKLQTVIGNLSEKQREVFLMNRIDKKKYKEIAAELEISVKTVEKRMSAALKEIRTYIKGI; from the coding sequence ATGAAAGAATTGAAGTCCGTTTGTGATTCTAAAATTTTTGAAATACTCTATAACAAATATGCAGATGATGTTTATGGGTTTATGTTTTATAAATGTGGCAATAAAAATTTGGCAGAAGATTTTGTACAAGAATCTTTTGTAACAATGTGGTCTAACTGTAAAAAGGTGCTTTTTGAAAAAGCGAAAGCCTATTTATTTATGGTGGCTAATAATTTATTTATAAGTGATTATAGACATCAAAAAGTGGTTTTAGAACATCAGAAGATAATACCGAATGCTGTTACTGCAGAAACGCCAGAGTATGTGTTAGAGGAGCAAGAGTTTTTAAAAAAATTACAAACGGTTATTGGTAATTTATCAGAAAAACAAAGAGAAGTTTTTTTGATGAATAGAATTGATAAAAAGAAATACAAAGAAATTGCTGCAGAATTAGAGATTTCTGTAAAAACAGTAGAAAAAAGAATGAGTGCAGCTTTAAAGGAAATAAGAACGTATATAAAAGGAATTTAA
- a CDS encoding DUF2141 domain-containing protein: MKKLLLILAIVFSGILSTNAQEETADLTINIAGLNSDKGMLLVGLYNKKDHFLKKQFKADTVNIKDKKSVVIFKDLPKGEYAVSFVHDENDNKKMDTNMFKIPKEDYGCSNNARGFMGPPKYDDAKFQLTENKTIEIKI; encoded by the coding sequence ATGAAAAAATTACTTTTAATACTAGCCATCGTTTTTAGTGGAATCTTATCTACCAATGCCCAAGAAGAAACCGCAGATTTAACCATTAACATTGCTGGTTTAAATTCTGATAAAGGAATGTTATTAGTTGGTCTTTACAACAAGAAAGACCATTTCTTAAAAAAACAATTTAAAGCAGATACTGTAAATATTAAAGACAAAAAATCTGTCGTAATATTTAAAGATTTACCAAAAGGAGAATATGCCGTTTCCTTTGTTCATGATGAAAATGATAACAAAAAAATGGACACGAACATGTTTAAAATACCTAAAGAAGACTATGGTTGTTCAAACAACGCAAGAGGCTTTATGGGACCTCCAAAATACGATGATGCTAAATTTCAATTAACAGAGAACAAAACAATTGAAATTAAAATATAA
- a CDS encoding TonB-dependent receptor, with protein MKHVLLLILLSCQFSITAQTTISGKVTDSKNNPINGANVYLDGTYDGTSTNELGEFTFKTDEKGTQTLIISFISFEPFVKTTDVSSLKNLKIKLRNDVNSLDVVVINAGTFEAGEKAKVTVLKPLDIVTTASALGDVMGALQTLPGTSTVDEDGRLFVRGGEAEETQIFVDGIRVFTPYTPSANNIPTRGRFSPFLFKGISFSTGGYSAEYGQALSSVLQLNTIDEPVEEKTDLSFMTLGLGVRNTQIWGNNSFSVNTSYINLAPYQEAFPDRNTWKKPVQSLSGEMVYRHKFKNESLLKLYGAFSYTDFDVIQDDINFVNGFRFGLKNRNLYFNTSYKNKFGDNWRIETGFSFTNDHSNLKIIDDLVTDNENSMHFKVKLKKQVSNRFKISFGSEYFMTDFKESYTANNSNEIEYGFNNNIFASFVETDIFFSKNLATKIGIRAENSELLTEFTISPRASIAYKVNKNAQFSLAYGQFYQNPKNEYLKFNQDFKAENTSHLIANYQHTKQGQIFRIEAYYKDYKDLVKYDNNQPIYTSNFNNNGNGYAKGFDVFWRQDAKIKNTDYWVSYSYLDTERDYRNYPTAATPNFASKHNLSVVAKHWIADWKSQIGFSYNFASGRNYTNPNEAGFLNNQTKNYNSLSLNWAYLIDQQKILYFSVNNVLGTQNVFGYNYKNTAEPNGYFERQAIIPNADSFFFVGFFWTISHNKKTNQLDNL; from the coding sequence ATGAAACATGTTCTACTTTTAATATTATTAAGCTGTCAATTTTCAATCACTGCACAAACCACCATTTCCGGAAAAGTAACAGATTCTAAAAACAATCCTATCAATGGAGCGAATGTTTATTTAGATGGCACTTACGATGGAACTTCAACCAATGAACTAGGAGAATTCACTTTCAAAACCGATGAAAAAGGAACACAAACTTTAATCATTTCTTTTATCTCTTTTGAACCTTTTGTAAAAACTACGGATGTTTCATCTCTCAAAAATTTAAAAATTAAATTAAGAAATGATGTAAATTCTTTAGACGTTGTTGTTATTAATGCTGGAACATTTGAAGCCGGAGAAAAAGCAAAAGTCACCGTTCTTAAACCCTTAGACATTGTTACCACGGCAAGTGCTTTGGGTGATGTTATGGGCGCTTTGCAAACACTTCCCGGAACCTCTACCGTAGATGAAGACGGTCGGTTATTTGTGCGCGGTGGTGAAGCGGAAGAAACTCAGATTTTTGTTGATGGAATTCGTGTTTTTACGCCTTATACTCCAAGTGCAAATAACATTCCAACTCGTGGACGCTTTTCTCCTTTCTTATTTAAAGGAATTTCTTTTTCTACGGGTGGGTATTCTGCAGAATACGGACAAGCTTTATCAAGTGTTTTACAATTAAATACCATTGATGAACCTGTGGAAGAAAAAACAGATTTGTCTTTTATGACGTTAGGTTTAGGTGTTCGAAACACTCAAATTTGGGGAAACAATTCATTTAGTGTAAATACTTCTTACATTAATTTAGCACCTTATCAAGAAGCCTTTCCTGATAGAAATACATGGAAAAAACCGGTACAATCTTTAAGTGGAGAAATGGTGTATAGACATAAATTTAAGAATGAATCTTTACTAAAACTATATGGCGCCTTTAGTTATACTGATTTTGATGTTATACAAGATGATATTAATTTTGTGAATGGATTTCGTTTCGGACTAAAAAATAGAAACCTCTACTTTAATACTTCCTACAAGAACAAATTTGGCGATAATTGGAGAATAGAAACTGGGTTTAGTTTTACAAATGATCATTCTAACCTTAAAATTATTGACGATTTAGTTACAGATAATGAAAACTCGATGCACTTTAAAGTAAAACTTAAAAAACAGGTTTCTAACCGATTTAAAATCAGTTTTGGGTCAGAATATTTTATGACCGATTTTAAAGAATCTTACACCGCTAATAATAGCAATGAAATAGAATATGGATTTAACAATAACATCTTTGCTTCGTTTGTAGAAACAGATATTTTCTTTTCTAAAAACCTCGCAACAAAAATCGGAATTCGTGCAGAAAACTCAGAATTGTTAACCGAATTCACCATTTCTCCAAGAGCTTCTATTGCCTATAAAGTAAATAAAAACGCACAGTTCTCTTTGGCTTACGGTCAGTTTTATCAAAATCCTAAAAACGAATATTTAAAATTTAATCAAGATTTTAAAGCTGAAAACACCTCACATTTAATTGCCAATTATCAACATACAAAACAAGGTCAAATTTTTAGAATCGAAGCTTATTATAAAGACTACAAAGACTTGGTCAAATATGATAACAACCAACCAATTTACACCAGTAACTTTAACAATAACGGAAATGGGTATGCCAAAGGATTTGATGTTTTCTGGAGACAAGATGCTAAAATAAAAAACACAGATTATTGGGTTTCTTACTCGTATTTAGACACCGAAAGAGATTATAGAAATTACCCAACTGCTGCAACTCCTAATTTTGCCTCAAAACATAATTTATCTGTTGTGGCTAAACATTGGATAGCTGATTGGAAAAGTCAAATTGGTTTTAGCTATAATTTTGCTTCTGGCAGAAATTATACCAACCCAAATGAAGCAGGTTTTTTAAATAATCAGACTAAAAATTACAATTCGTTAAGCTTAAATTGGGCATATTTAATAGATCAACAAAAGATTTTATATTTCTCCGTAAACAATGTTTTAGGAACTCAGAATGTATTTGGTTACAACTATAAAAACACCGCAGAACCGAATGGGTATTTTGAGCGACAAGCAATTATTCCCAATGCAGATAGCTTCTTTTTTGTAGGTTTCTTTTGGACAATCAGCCATAATAAGAAAACAAATCAGTTAGATAATTTGTAA
- a CDS encoding PKD domain-containing protein has protein sequence MKKLTLLALCVFLTYSCTNTEEENGSLNTPIIAIDVVDMVFLPKNSVEINATISDTGNQTQTILWEKTAGGSADFESDKKDITITNLEEGNYSFTLTVTNNNLSSEESISFSVSDAKVLYNLDFEESNEGFTSSIFGNYTAGKELRNVTEETNHCGTVYMGKKEDFTDWLTYSYEGNNSNFVATNMGTCLGYFTSAIQKEITFTEDFSNGNLGIQFQYYKPGDFSKWGDYNLEVLIFEDDLNYTSEPIITLSPTTNPEGWSLFNENISLAKGTYTLVIRNTNAQTAIDNITFYKNN, from the coding sequence ATGAAAAAACTAACATTATTAGCACTCTGTGTATTCTTAACCTATTCCTGCACAAATACAGAAGAAGAAAACGGATCTCTTAACACTCCTATTATTGCCATTGATGTTGTAGACATGGTTTTCTTACCAAAGAATAGCGTAGAAATAAATGCTACAATTTCAGATACTGGTAATCAGACACAAACTATTCTATGGGAAAAAACTGCTGGTGGTTCTGCTGATTTTGAAAGCGATAAAAAAGACATTACGATCACAAATTTAGAAGAAGGAAACTATAGCTTCACTTTAACTGTAACTAATAACAATCTATCATCCGAAGAATCTATCTCTTTTAGCGTAAGTGACGCTAAAGTACTTTACAATTTAGATTTCGAAGAATCTAATGAAGGCTTTACATCAAGTATTTTTGGAAATTACACTGCTGGAAAAGAATTACGAAATGTTACCGAAGAAACAAACCACTGTGGTACCGTTTACATGGGTAAAAAAGAAGATTTTACAGATTGGCTTACTTATTCTTATGAAGGTAACAACTCTAACTTTGTTGCAACAAACATGGGTACTTGTCTAGGTTATTTTACTTCTGCCATTCAAAAAGAAATCACTTTTACAGAAGATTTCTCTAATGGTAATTTAGGTATTCAATTTCAATATTATAAACCTGGAGATTTTTCTAAATGGGGAGATTATAATTTAGAAGTTCTCATTTTTGAAGATGATTTAAACTATACATCAGAACCAATAATTACTTTATCTCCTACCACAAACCCAGAAGGTTGGAGTCTCTTTAATGAAAATATAAGCTTAGCAAAAGGTACTTATACATTAGTAATTAGAAACACCAACGCACAAACTGCAATAGATAATATAACCTTTTACAAAAACAACTAA
- a CDS encoding cytochrome-c peroxidase yields the protein MSCNQDKKEMIPIVNWSSAQEYYAQNLDIALLYIDSLEVAGMHGEKSKKYFELSRAAFKKAEPYASYLNPEVGHRANGPALPIYKEDTGKIIKPVGYQKIEESIFDDETSEADFKQELYVQKGMLSNLKKGILKRPLNPQRFFIATHQQLLRIVSLAISGFDTPVSHLGIKETIISLESLQTVYEQTIQGVVKEKNKELDAVFNSNIESAISFIKTNEDFDTFDRFTFTRDYMNPITRNWVEIRKVSALWKPINTTPFNFDAPTFFEDNSFSLNYFTPAINQNPTDKQIALGRKLFSDPKLSENGKMACVSCHLQDKGYADNVAFNFDNQGNPLQRNTPTLINTAFQQSFFLDGKSNTLIDQISAVFTNDKEFNSNVHKFSDAILKDSTYTPLFKGAFGKVSSNNTDVIKAISSYVSTLNGFNSKFDKNIRGEENNFSDEEKLGYNLFMGKALCATCHFMPLTNGTVPPFFTETEKEVIGVPETAENKKLDDDLGFYWSFKEELHKGMFKTPSIRNIELTAPYMHNGVYNTLEQVVEFYNLGGGGGLGFDLEHQTLPFDELNLTEEEQDAIVAFMKTLTETLEENYEESK from the coding sequence ATGTCTTGTAATCAGGACAAAAAAGAAATGATTCCTATCGTTAATTGGTCTTCTGCCCAAGAGTACTACGCTCAAAATTTAGATATTGCTTTACTGTATATCGATAGCTTAGAAGTTGCAGGGATGCATGGCGAAAAATCAAAAAAGTATTTTGAATTATCTAGAGCTGCATTTAAGAAAGCAGAACCTTATGCATCTTATTTAAACCCTGAAGTTGGACACAGAGCTAATGGACCAGCCTTACCAATTTATAAGGAAGATACTGGTAAAATAATAAAACCAGTAGGGTATCAAAAAATAGAAGAAAGTATTTTTGATGATGAAACGTCAGAAGCAGACTTCAAACAAGAATTGTATGTGCAAAAAGGCATGCTGTCTAACCTGAAAAAAGGGATTCTAAAACGTCCATTAAATCCGCAACGTTTTTTTATAGCAACACATCAACAACTTTTAAGAATTGTAAGTTTAGCTATTTCAGGATTCGATACACCCGTGAGTCATTTAGGAATTAAAGAAACGATTATTTCTTTAGAAAGTTTGCAAACCGTCTATGAGCAAACAATACAGGGTGTTGTAAAAGAGAAAAATAAGGAGTTAGATGCTGTTTTTAACAGTAATATTGAAAGCGCTATTTCGTTCATTAAAACAAATGAAGATTTTGATACCTTTGATCGTTTTACTTTTACAAGAGATTACATGAATCCGATCACTAGAAATTGGGTTGAAATAAGAAAAGTGAGTGCACTTTGGAAGCCCATAAATACAACGCCTTTTAATTTTGATGCGCCTACCTTTTTTGAAGATAATAGTTTTAGTTTAAATTATTTTACACCGGCAATCAACCAAAATCCAACCGATAAACAAATAGCTTTAGGGAGAAAATTATTTTCAGATCCTAAACTTTCCGAAAATGGAAAAATGGCTTGTGTTAGTTGTCATTTACAAGACAAAGGTTATGCAGATAATGTTGCGTTTAATTTTGATAATCAGGGGAATCCTTTGCAAAGAAATACACCAACACTTATCAATACTGCTTTTCAGCAAAGTTTCTTTTTAGATGGAAAGTCAAATACATTAATAGATCAAATTTCAGCTGTATTTACAAACGATAAAGAGTTTAATTCTAATGTGCATAAATTTTCTGATGCTATTTTAAAAGATTCCACGTATACGCCTCTTTTTAAAGGTGCTTTTGGTAAAGTATCATCTAATAATACAGATGTTATAAAAGCAATTTCATCTTATGTTTCCACTTTAAATGGTTTCAATTCTAAATTTGATAAAAATATTAGAGGAGAGGAAAATAATTTTTCTGATGAAGAAAAACTTGGGTATAACTTATTTATGGGAAAAGCTTTATGTGCCACTTGCCATTTTATGCCGTTAACAAATGGTACAGTACCTCCATTTTTTACGGAGACAGAAAAAGAAGTTATTGGAGTTCCGGAAACAGCAGAAAATAAAAAATTAGATGATGATTTAGGATTTTATTGGAGCTTTAAAGAAGAACTGCATAAGGGAATGTTTAAAACACCTTCTATAAGAAATATTGAATTAACTGCTCCGTATATGCATAATGGTGTTTACAATACTTTAGAGCAAGTAGTAGAGTTTTATAACCTTGGCGGTGGAGGTGGATTAGGTTTTGATTTAGAACACCAAACCTTACCTTTTGATGAATTAAATTTAACTGAAGAAGAACAAGACGCCATAGTAGCTTTTATGAAAACGTTGACGGAAACGCTTGAAGAAAACTATGAAGAGTCTAAATAG
- a CDS encoding FecR family protein encodes MEAIEKSETLLAKWVSGEMTEEELSAFEKSEDYQLFVRISEEAALFKKPEFNKEEVFSKIVSEITENKKVISLKADKKSKVFSLRKLTAVAATLLLLVSTFYFLNFNTDVNTGFGERRTIILPDNSTVILNAKSSLSYNKKNWKQDRTLELEGEAYFKVAKGSKFQVKTTEGIISVLGTQFTVFEEEDFLSVTCFEGKVKVERKNVEIILTKGKTFSQYKDSVPLKLGTKKVNPDWLKQESSFVSAPLLVVLKSIEKQYNIKMINLELKKDQLYTGSFVHTNLEQALEAVLLPMNISYTISDDKKNVTLK; translated from the coding sequence ATGGAAGCTATAGAAAAGTCTGAAACATTATTAGCCAAATGGGTTTCTGGAGAAATGACAGAGGAAGAACTTAGTGCGTTTGAAAAGTCTGAAGATTATCAATTATTTGTTAGAATTTCAGAAGAAGCCGCATTGTTTAAAAAACCAGAATTTAATAAAGAAGAAGTCTTCTCAAAAATAGTCAGTGAAATTACAGAAAACAAAAAGGTAATTTCTTTAAAGGCTGATAAAAAAAGCAAGGTTTTTAGTTTAAGGAAGTTAACGGCAGTTGCAGCAACTTTGCTATTGCTGGTAAGTACTTTCTATTTTTTAAATTTTAATACAGATGTAAATACTGGTTTCGGAGAAAGAAGAACCATTATTTTACCAGATAATTCTACCGTTATTTTAAATGCAAAATCTAGTTTATCTTATAATAAGAAGAATTGGAAACAAGATAGAACGCTAGAGTTAGAAGGTGAAGCTTATTTTAAAGTAGCAAAAGGAAGCAAGTTTCAGGTAAAAACTACCGAAGGAATTATTAGTGTTTTAGGGACTCAATTTACCGTTTTTGAAGAAGAGGATTTCTTAAGTGTTACATGTTTTGAAGGAAAAGTAAAAGTAGAAAGAAAGAATGTTGAAATTATATTGACTAAGGGAAAAACGTTTTCACAATATAAAGATTCTGTTCCGTTAAAACTGGGTACTAAGAAAGTGAATCCAGATTGGTTAAAACAAGAAAGTTCTTTTGTGAGTGCGCCATTGTTGGTTGTTTTAAAATCGATAGAAAAACAGTATAATATTAAAATGATAAATTTAGAATTAAAAAAGGACCAACTTTATACAGGTAGCTTTGTGCATACGAATTTAGAACAAGCTTTAGAGGCTGTTTTATTACCGATGAATATAAGTTATACCATTTCTGATGATAAAAAAAATGTTACTTTAAAATAG
- a CDS encoding NAD(P)/FAD-dependent oxidoreductase has product MNIPQTSFPRVVIIGGGFAGLAAARGLEEQELQVVLLDKHNYHTFQPLLYQVATGGLEPDSIAFPLRKRFNDVENFYFRLTEVQKINPENNTIETSIGSLEYDELIIATGSTTNFFGNTNIQKHTMEMKSIPQSLNIRSLILENFEEALLTSNIEERNALMNFVIVGGGPTGVELAGALAEMKKGILPKDYPDLDIRQMQINLIQSSDCILKGMSAKASEKAEDFLIKLGVNVWKNLRVLDYDGKTVTTNGEDHFKAETVIWAAGVKGQMIDGLNTECVIERAARIKVNEYNQVLGHPNVYAIGDVACMSSEKTPFGHPMMAQPAIQQGRLVAKNILAKLFNKKQEVFVYKDKGSMATIGRNKAVVDLKNWKFQGVFAWFVWMFVHLFSLIGFRNKAIVFLNWVYNYIRFDRETRLIIRPYKNKNSFSFRK; this is encoded by the coding sequence ATGAACATACCACAAACTAGTTTTCCAAGAGTTGTAATTATTGGTGGTGGTTTTGCTGGTTTAGCGGCAGCTAGAGGCTTAGAAGAGCAAGAACTGCAGGTTGTGTTATTAGATAAACATAACTACCATACGTTTCAACCTTTGTTATATCAAGTAGCAACAGGCGGATTAGAACCAGATTCTATTGCTTTTCCATTAAGAAAGCGTTTTAACGATGTAGAAAACTTCTATTTTAGGTTAACTGAGGTACAAAAAATAAACCCTGAGAATAACACCATTGAAACTTCAATTGGAAGCTTAGAATATGATGAATTAATTATAGCTACGGGTTCTACAACCAACTTTTTTGGAAACACCAACATCCAAAAACATACAATGGAAATGAAATCCATTCCGCAGTCTTTAAATATTAGAAGTCTAATTTTAGAGAACTTCGAAGAAGCTTTATTAACCTCTAATATTGAAGAAAGAAACGCTTTAATGAATTTTGTAATTGTTGGTGGTGGACCAACGGGTGTAGAATTAGCTGGTGCTTTGGCAGAAATGAAAAAAGGAATCTTACCTAAAGATTATCCTGATTTAGATATCCGTCAAATGCAAATAAACTTAATACAAAGCTCTGATTGTATTTTAAAAGGAATGAGCGCAAAAGCCTCTGAAAAAGCAGAAGATTTTCTAATAAAACTAGGTGTAAATGTTTGGAAAAATTTGCGTGTTTTAGATTATGATGGAAAAACAGTTACTACAAATGGAGAAGATCATTTTAAAGCAGAAACTGTTATTTGGGCTGCTGGCGTAAAAGGACAAATGATTGATGGCCTAAACACTGAATGTGTTATTGAAAGAGCCGCTAGAATAAAAGTAAATGAATACAATCAAGTTTTAGGGCACCCAAATGTGTATGCCATTGGCGATGTTGCTTGTATGTCTTCAGAAAAAACTCCTTTCGGACACCCAATGATGGCCCAACCTGCTATTCAACAAGGTCGGTTAGTTGCAAAAAACATATTGGCAAAACTCTTCAATAAAAAACAAGAAGTATTTGTATATAAAGACAAAGGCTCTATGGCAACTATTGGACGTAATAAAGCCGTTGTAGATTTAAAAAACTGGAAATTTCAAGGAGTTTTTGCTTGGTTTGTTTGGATGTTTGTCCACTTATTTTCTTTAATAGGTTTTAGAAACAAAGCCATTGTATTTCTAAATTGGGTATATAATTATATTCGTTTCGATAGAGAGACCCGATTAATTATTAGACCTTATAAAAATAAAAACAGCTTTAGTTTTAGAAAATAA
- a CDS encoding TonB-dependent receptor produces MQKNILLFFLILALNTFSQTDMQQAIPLKKVFTSIETKFNVKFAYANHLIQDKSILFDFEKKSLLEIISELKRAIHLDIKEISKNRFLIVLPPKEITICGELQNANNIAEKLRGASIKIKGTNIGVLSNNEGKFSFKNIETSAVLEVSFIGFKTKYISVRNFLFEDCLFIPMLEEATFLEEVIITNYLTNSISKTIDGAIVFRPKNKNVFPGLTEPDILQSVQQLPGILNVDETASGLHVRGGTPDQNLILFDGIKLFNTGHFFGAISALNPYIIDKVTVYRTASNSKYGNHIAGVVDVETSSEIATKMSGSAGFNFTHVDANIKVPIHKKVSVIVSVRRSISDIVRTPTIDKLSNKAFQYSSVTEDAKDAKDFNVISDNNFKFIDYNLKINYKPTANDFLSISQIGILNNFDYNFLNLDLKEDRSDDLRLNNLGYSTTWKRKWTDKLSQNFNVNYSQYNLNYNNQKVSNDEEYAKIEKRNDVANFEVKLDFLQTIGKFQQMKYGYQYGYQDISYFLERENSNQFYGTKLTLDTNSNNIHTLFSEYSYSFKKKYVLKAGVRGNYFSSIDRYTIEPRVFMQIKVLPRFWMNSSFEVKQQNTSKLLEFDTIDFGLENQLWALSNNKEIPLLESNQFTFGALYSANNFTVDVDLYRRKIKGLTTLTTGFDSFIQEIYTGEAITLGLDLLIKKTWHNFDTWVSYNTGSSNFTFSDLNGGKEFSGNFDVSQSFYWSNNFKYKSFTFSTGFSYRVGIPFSSVEGRNDNFEILRKGINDARLPDYHRLDFSSAYDFKLNKKIKGKVGVSLLNIYNQGNILKREYESKITSDNNAVLVKNDTKSQGFTPNFFFRVSF; encoded by the coding sequence TTGCAAAAAAACATCTTACTTTTCTTCTTAATTTTAGCATTAAATACTTTTTCTCAAACAGATATGCAACAAGCTATTCCTCTAAAGAAAGTATTTACAAGTATTGAAACAAAGTTTAATGTAAAGTTTGCTTATGCAAACCACTTAATACAAGACAAAAGTATTTTGTTCGATTTTGAAAAAAAATCACTTTTAGAAATAATTTCAGAATTAAAAAGAGCAATTCATTTAGATATTAAAGAAATAAGTAAAAATAGATTTCTAATTGTTTTACCTCCAAAGGAGATTACTATTTGTGGAGAATTACAAAATGCGAACAACATTGCAGAGAAACTTAGAGGAGCTTCCATAAAAATAAAAGGGACAAATATTGGGGTGCTTTCAAATAACGAAGGTAAATTTAGTTTTAAAAATATAGAAACATCCGCTGTTTTAGAAGTCTCTTTTATTGGTTTTAAAACGAAATATATTAGTGTTCGTAATTTTCTTTTTGAAGACTGCTTATTCATACCAATGCTTGAAGAGGCTACTTTTTTAGAAGAAGTAATTATTACAAACTATTTAACAAATTCAATTTCTAAAACAATCGATGGAGCTATCGTATTTAGACCTAAAAACAAAAATGTATTTCCAGGGCTTACAGAACCAGATATTTTACAAAGTGTACAACAATTACCTGGTATTTTAAATGTTGATGAAACTGCTTCTGGTTTGCATGTTCGTGGCGGGACACCAGATCAAAATTTAATACTTTTCGATGGAATTAAATTGTTTAATACAGGTCATTTCTTTGGCGCAATTTCTGCATTAAATCCATATATAATCGATAAAGTTACGGTGTACAGAACAGCTTCTAATAGTAAATACGGAAATCATATTGCAGGAGTTGTAGATGTAGAAACATCATCAGAGATTGCAACTAAAATGTCTGGTTCTGCTGGTTTTAATTTTACGCATGTAGACGCAAATATTAAAGTGCCAATTCATAAAAAAGTGAGTGTAATTGTTTCTGTTAGAAGATCTATTTCAGATATTGTGAGAACACCTACAATAGATAAATTATCTAACAAAGCTTTTCAATATTCTTCGGTAACAGAAGATGCTAAAGATGCCAAAGACTTTAATGTTATTAGCGATAATAATTTTAAGTTTATAGATTACAATTTAAAAATAAATTACAAACCAACAGCAAATGATTTTTTATCTATAAGTCAAATAGGTATTTTAAATAATTTCGATTATAATTTTTTAAACTTAGATTTAAAAGAAGATAGATCGGACGATTTAAGATTAAACAACCTTGGTTATAGTACAACCTGGAAAAGAAAATGGACAGATAAACTTTCTCAAAATTTTAATGTAAATTACTCTCAATACAATTTAAACTATAATAATCAAAAAGTTTCTAATGATGAAGAATATGCTAAAATAGAAAAGAGAAATGATGTTGCTAATTTTGAAGTGAAACTAGATTTTTTACAAACAATAGGTAAGTTTCAACAAATGAAATATGGATATCAATACGGATATCAGGATATTTCTTACTTTTTGGAAAGAGAAAATAGCAACCAGTTTTATGGAACTAAATTAACATTAGATACCAATAGTAATAATATTCACACCCTGTTTAGTGAGTATTCGTATAGTTTTAAGAAAAAGTATGTATTAAAAGCAGGTGTTCGTGGTAACTATTTTAGTTCTATTGATAGATATACTATAGAGCCTAGAGTTTTTATGCAAATAAAAGTTTTACCTAGATTTTGGATGAATAGTTCTTTTGAAGTAAAACAACAAAACACGAGTAAATTATTAGAATTTGATACCATAGATTTTGGATTGGAAAATCAACTTTGGGCTTTGTCTAACAATAAAGAAATCCCTTTGCTAGAAAGTAATCAGTTTACTTTTGGTGCTTTGTATTCTGCAAATAATTTTACAGTTGATGTAGATTTATATAGACGAAAAATAAAAGGATTAACAACTTTAACAACGGGTTTTGATAGTTTTATTCAAGAAATTTATACTGGTGAAGCTATTACTCTTGGTTTAGATTTACTGATAAAAAAAACATGGCATAACTTTGATACTTGGGTAAGTTATAATACTGGTAGTTCTAACTTTACTTTTAGTGATCTTAATGGAGGAAAAGAGTTTAGTGGTAATTTTGATGTTTCTCAGTCTTTTTATTGGTCGAATAATTTTAAATATAAAAGCTTTACTTTCTCTACCGGCTTTAGTTACAGGGTTGGTATTCCTTTTTCTTCTGTAGAAGGACGAAATGATAATTTTGAAATTCTTAGAAAAGGAATTAATGATGCTAGGCTACCAGATTACCATCGATTAGATTTTTCTAGTGCTTATGATTTTAAACTGAATAAAAAAATAAAAGGGAAAGTAGGGGTATCTTTATTAAATATTTATAACCAAGGTAATATTTTAAAAAGAGAGTACGAAAGTAAAATAACATCAGATAATAATGCTGTTTTAGTAAAAAATGACACAAAATCTCAAGGTTTTACTCCGAATTTCTTTTTTAGAGTTTCTTTTTAA